One genomic segment of Paenibacillus durus includes these proteins:
- a CDS encoding S-layer homology domain-containing protein: MRFGGHKWRQREGKWLSLALAFLLLAGVIFIPCSYPRTAYAEDESEITAGYFNNMDQPQVKSVIGVGGISTNNKAGKYTSVTADAYGDFVAIGELRGTVPESINPAAAAVQAKGPTLITKTGRDRDGNLKTMWTQGLYVPGGIRTDSYGSFITLFDIEPLADGGYVAVGHTNYGVGWSDGTPVDIPVRDFRGKEWNVRLLRPLLGSSNVAIAVKLNAGGDIERLIQLNGDTPGSTYFWSVAASADGGFAAVGYTTAEGGVFSGLGEKEDESLSFLAKYDAAGNREKVVGFSGDYIGEIISGLPGYTFWSIAALPDGGYAIGGESNAFSDIVSSAEPDQHYSLDSDPAKRSAAFLMKLDAEGRIDWAKVQHSELSSGLFEDVAVDNSGNITAAGYMSFGTNAAAIIGKYGADGTLIASRALVGNDTRDTYGQLITGPDALHSVIPLDDGGYLFAGQALSTANDYGGETLSSIGGNRGGRDYFVLKTDGNLSTEWLSFAGGSANEAFEIIGIEQVTDILALTDDGFVLAGDSPSLDGDFAGLNGSPTISQDPANTGNAVLALFTYDWDGDGVRNSRDFYPLNPAKSIPEGSYAVQLNLDGPSVVTATYSVYAADVKGIPLVSGQEVPNISVTFDGAKLTAPVPVFDRIFKGLNHTLTFGYTNEIPGFETEAVPLLPAKRIYSSAFELSANMDGGGVTDFGTAVKVTVPISGIDHPYSAKLYYYNPSGPVLEEVSGADFSQEGMVTFRTSHFSRYVITGATTDQLEVDAVIAKIAALPPEVSLMQKPLVEEARAAYEALTPEQQALVTNYSKLTNLEAQLVAREELKNNLIAVNPVIEKISNLPDPVTLDDRAAIEEARAAYDALTEVQKGLVDNIDKLLAAEAQIVRLQDQAAGDAVIQLINALPDAVSLADKSKVTAARNAYNALTAAQKALVTNYGKLTNAEAQINIQQSQVNALQAERNSLQSALISVILSKPAASSSAAPVTSVNGSAEVVPKMGGTVSLGSSAIVEIPAGALSGEAKVNVKIRQVDNPPAAPFTLTVVSSVYEFTAGSAATYRFTKPVTVTLAFDPSKVPNGKQAAMYYYDDAAGKWTRIGGTVNGGGISAVVYHFTKFAVFAEFPQMAKTSGNTGTLKDTVNHWAKNYIDNLRQRGVIGGYPDGTFQPNRTITRAEFATLLVKALGLKGTGEAGFSDIEGHWAKGEILTAASHQIVNGYPDGKFLPDYPVTREEMVVMTVYAFQLTQKTALAFGDNGEISDWAKSGVEAAVASGIISGQPGNRFAPKATATRAEAATVLVKALELE; this comes from the coding sequence ATGAGATTCGGGGGGCATAAGTGGAGACAGAGGGAGGGGAAATGGCTTTCCTTGGCGCTAGCTTTTCTGCTGCTGGCTGGAGTGATTTTTATTCCGTGTTCGTATCCGAGAACGGCTTATGCAGAGGACGAGTCGGAGATCACGGCCGGCTATTTTAACAATATGGATCAGCCGCAGGTGAAGAGCGTCATTGGCGTGGGAGGAATAAGCACCAACAATAAAGCCGGGAAATATACCAGTGTAACGGCGGATGCTTATGGGGATTTCGTGGCAATCGGGGAATTGAGAGGGACGGTTCCGGAAAGTATTAATCCGGCGGCTGCGGCGGTACAAGCGAAGGGTCCAACGTTGATTACGAAGACGGGACGCGACAGGGACGGCAACCTGAAGACGATGTGGACGCAGGGGTTGTACGTTCCGGGAGGGATAAGGACTGATTCTTATGGTTCATTCATCACTTTATTTGATATTGAGCCGTTGGCTGACGGAGGGTATGTAGCAGTCGGTCATACCAATTATGGGGTGGGTTGGTCAGACGGTACGCCAGTTGACATTCCCGTGCGGGATTTCCGGGGAAAGGAATGGAATGTTCGGCTGCTTCGGCCTCTGCTAGGCAGTTCCAATGTCGCGATTGCGGTCAAACTGAATGCCGGCGGCGACATTGAAAGGCTTATTCAGTTGAATGGCGATACGCCAGGATCCACCTATTTTTGGTCCGTGGCGGCGTCCGCCGATGGCGGATTTGCGGCGGTCGGCTATACGACGGCAGAAGGCGGCGTGTTCTCGGGGCTGGGCGAAAAAGAGGATGAATCGTTATCATTTCTGGCCAAATATGATGCGGCAGGCAACCGGGAGAAGGTGGTCGGGTTTAGCGGAGACTATATTGGAGAAATAATAAGCGGGCTTCCAGGATATACCTTCTGGAGTATTGCGGCGCTGCCGGACGGGGGATATGCGATTGGCGGGGAGAGCAATGCGTTCTCCGACATTGTAAGCAGCGCGGAACCCGATCAGCATTATTCGCTGGATTCCGATCCGGCTAAACGATCGGCGGCCTTCTTGATGAAACTGGATGCGGAGGGCAGGATCGACTGGGCCAAAGTTCAACATAGTGAGCTGAGCAGCGGATTATTTGAGGATGTGGCGGTGGACAACTCAGGGAACATAACGGCAGCCGGTTATATGAGTTTTGGTACCAACGCAGCCGCGATCATCGGCAAGTACGGAGCGGACGGTACGCTTATTGCGAGCCGGGCGCTTGTCGGCAATGATACGCGGGATACGTATGGCCAGCTTATCACCGGGCCTGACGCTCTGCATTCGGTTATTCCGCTTGATGATGGCGGTTATCTGTTCGCCGGACAGGCGTTATCCACCGCGAATGATTATGGCGGCGAGACTTTGTCCTCAATCGGGGGCAATCGGGGAGGACGCGATTATTTTGTATTGAAGACCGACGGCAACCTATCGACGGAATGGCTGTCTTTTGCAGGCGGTTCGGCCAATGAGGCGTTCGAAATTATCGGTATTGAACAGGTAACCGATATCCTTGCGCTGACAGACGACGGATTTGTTCTGGCTGGGGACTCGCCGTCTCTGGACGGAGACTTCGCGGGGCTGAACGGCTCGCCGACGATCAGTCAGGACCCGGCTAACACGGGTAATGCGGTGCTGGCCTTGTTTACGTACGACTGGGACGGCGACGGGGTCAGGAACTCCCGGGATTTCTATCCGCTCAATCCGGCTAAGAGTATTCCGGAAGGAAGCTATGCCGTACAGCTTAATCTGGATGGGCCTTCGGTAGTCACCGCGACTTACAGTGTCTATGCCGCCGACGTGAAGGGAATCCCGCTCGTTTCCGGGCAGGAGGTCCCCAATATTTCCGTTACGTTCGATGGCGCGAAGCTGACGGCGCCCGTACCGGTATTCGACCGGATCTTTAAGGGGCTGAACCATACACTAACCTTTGGCTATACCAATGAGATTCCTGGATTTGAGACTGAAGCGGTACCGCTGCTTCCGGCTAAACGGATATACAGCAGCGCTTTTGAACTAAGCGCGAACATGGACGGGGGAGGAGTAACCGATTTCGGAACGGCTGTGAAGGTCACCGTTCCCATTAGCGGCATCGACCATCCTTACAGCGCGAAGCTGTATTACTACAATCCATCCGGTCCGGTGCTTGAGGAAGTGTCCGGCGCGGACTTCTCGCAGGAAGGCATGGTCACCTTCAGGACGTCGCATTTCTCCCGGTATGTGATCACCGGTGCGACGACGGATCAGCTTGAGGTGGATGCGGTCATCGCCAAGATTGCGGCGCTGCCGCCGGAAGTGTCGCTTATGCAGAAGCCGCTTGTTGAAGAGGCCCGTGCCGCTTACGAGGCGCTGACTCCGGAGCAGCAGGCGCTGGTGACCAACTACAGCAAGCTGACCAATCTGGAAGCACAGCTCGTGGCCAGGGAAGAGCTGAAGAACAACCTGATTGCCGTGAACCCGGTCATTGAGAAAATATCCAATCTGCCGGACCCGGTAACGCTTGACGACCGGGCGGCCATCGAAGAGGCCCGCGCGGCCTATGACGCGCTAACCGAAGTGCAGAAAGGGCTGGTCGACAACATCGACAAGCTGTTAGCGGCGGAAGCGCAGATTGTCAGGCTGCAGGATCAGGCCGCTGGGGACGCGGTTATTCAGCTGATCAACGCGCTGCCGGACGCGGTCTCGCTTGCTGACAAGTCCAAGGTGACGGCGGCGCGCAACGCTTATAATGCGCTGACTGCGGCACAGAAGGCGCTGGTGACCAACTACGGGAAGCTGACGAACGCGGAGGCGCAGATCAATATTCAGCAATCCCAGGTGAACGCGCTGCAGGCGGAACGCAATAGCTTGCAGTCGGCACTCATTAGCGTAATATTGAGCAAGCCTGCCGCGTCATCATCTGCCGCGCCGGTGACATCCGTCAATGGATCTGCAGAAGTCGTACCGAAAATGGGAGGAACGGTGAGTCTCGGATCGTCGGCCATTGTGGAGATTCCGGCTGGCGCACTAAGCGGTGAAGCGAAGGTCAATGTGAAGATCCGGCAGGTGGACAACCCTCCGGCGGCTCCCTTTACCCTGACCGTGGTTTCGTCGGTCTATGAATTTACGGCGGGCAGCGCCGCCACTTACCGATTCACCAAGCCGGTAACGGTTACCCTTGCCTTCGACCCGTCGAAGGTTCCAAATGGCAAGCAGGCGGCGATGTATTACTACGACGACGCGGCGGGCAAATGGACAAGAATCGGGGGGACAGTGAACGGCGGCGGAATCTCGGCGGTAGTCTATCACTTTACGAAGTTTGCCGTATTCGCGGAATTCCCGCAGATGGCGAAGACTAGCGGGAATACGGGAACGCTGAAAGATACCGTGAACCACTGGGCTAAAAATTATATTGATAACCTGAGACAACGGGGAGTGATCGGCGGATATCCGGACGGCACCTTCCAGCCGAACCGGACGATTACGCGGGCCGAGTTCGCTACGCTGCTGGTCAAGGCGCTCGGGCTTAAGGGGACGGGCGAAGCCGGATTCAGCGATATTGAAGGGCACTGGGCGAAGGGAGAGATCTTGACGGCGGCAAGCCATCAGATTGTGAACGGGTATCCGGACGGAAAGTTCCTGCCTGACTATCCGGTGACCCGGGAGGAAATGGTCGTCATGACCGTGTACGCTTTTCAGCTTACACAAAAGACTGCGCTCGCCTTTGGGGATAACGGGGAGATCTCGGACTGGGCAAAATCCGGGGTGGAAGCCGCAGTAGCTTCGGGCATTATATCCGGCCAGCCGGGCAACCGGTTTGCGCCGAAGGCAACCGCGACCCGGGCGGAAGCGGCAACTGTGCTGGTGAAGGCGCTGGAACTGGAATAA
- a CDS encoding S-layer homology domain-containing protein, producing the protein MGGAVRESVRKVEKVFLIMVLALTMVYSAAGHKARAEAVNLEPQFKSAWGLGEAGLPANSIRSLVVNPRDGYNEYFAIADVGAGGSLGLSFAPDKGTANPAYIIKLSDEGGNLHRVWAKAIYATEMPEELNYMGMDVSPYSKNYRINLNSLTLLNDGSLIAVGMGVPNENDDFGDMMRYKITLKDSAGTSKVLQHYINKFASDYTDSGVPADGLVVKMDAEGNLSSATAIGTAITASISGDIELGRVQATSDGGYIVIGYSRSSDGMLGPMGSKMEPFIVKYTRTGARQWLTHFYDKDNNVTNKTTELLSVAELPGGGYAVSGWSSAQSFTKVYKNGSPLKDAEEYNIAFPLNNDNSQHKGLIGILSADGTLQKMTTYAPVPAADANLNDIAVTTDGASILAVGSATVNSVSSAFSVKFKTDDLSVEAEKSYSQPTDVSVLGSSAENPDSLTTIVPAEGGGYWLGGTANGLPSSSSGTVPNGGAAKGGQDMLVLKSDGNLNTEWAYLAGGTRNEAPLQGSGYGGTLAVPMLEAAGNGFVLYGASQSSDGELAALASASPVSGADGGYNAFVARYDLIDPDQTAADAAAQIIAALPGTDALTLADKAAVAAARQAYDSLTAQQQALLSAETLDKLTAAIAAIAALEEAQAEADRESAWQATYQINNLPDPLTLADKAAVTAARQAYDSLTDAQKALVSADTVEKLAAAEVTIAVLEAGAEQEAWDHAAAQAVADKINALPDPVALADKAEVAAARQMYDSLTEVQQALVPAGVLDKLKAAEETIAALEAAAQQAAADQAAAKAIADKINALPDPVALADKAAVAAARQMYDSLTDAQKALVPAGVLDKLKAAEKAIAALEGAASTPSAPFNPSPPSGTAPAAVPSSSSVAPVESSSGSASVPPAAGGRIGLGDAAVVDIPANALNGSESLSVKIQQVTAPPAAPAELVPAGTVYEFSAGDAASYTFAKPVTLTLTFDPAKIPAGYAPAIYHYDEAAGAWTRIGGTVSGSTVKAEVTHFTKFAVFAEKTAVAEQPAAVSLKDIEGHWAAAYIEELAARGITGGYPDGTFRPNRTITRAEYASMLVKALDLKATGSSQFGDMNHHWAAEAVLAAADHGIVSGYGGGQFRPDQSITRQEMVVMAVRAFGFTGGTPLAFADSGSIAAWAQSSVAAAVQAGIVSGQPGNRFDPLHTATRAEAAAVLVKALKLK; encoded by the coding sequence GTGGGGGGAGCAGTTCGGGAGAGTGTTCGCAAGGTTGAAAAAGTATTCTTGATTATGGTTTTGGCGCTGACGATGGTGTACAGCGCAGCCGGGCATAAGGCTAGAGCAGAAGCGGTAAACCTGGAACCTCAGTTTAAGAGTGCTTGGGGATTAGGGGAGGCGGGACTGCCTGCGAACTCGATTCGAAGTCTGGTTGTTAATCCGAGGGATGGATATAACGAATATTTTGCAATCGCGGATGTCGGAGCCGGGGGCAGCTTGGGACTAAGCTTTGCGCCGGACAAGGGAACAGCTAATCCCGCCTATATCATCAAACTTAGCGATGAAGGAGGGAATTTACACCGTGTGTGGGCTAAAGCGATTTATGCGACGGAGATGCCCGAGGAACTCAATTACATGGGAATGGATGTCTCTCCGTACAGCAAGAATTACCGGATTAACCTCAATTCATTGACTCTATTGAATGATGGAAGCCTGATAGCCGTAGGCATGGGTGTGCCGAATGAAAATGATGACTTTGGCGATATGATGAGATATAAAATCACGCTCAAGGATTCTGCGGGGACCTCTAAAGTATTGCAGCATTACATTAACAAGTTCGCCTCTGACTATACGGATTCGGGTGTTCCGGCGGACGGGCTGGTTGTCAAAATGGACGCTGAGGGCAATCTTAGCTCCGCCACCGCCATAGGAACCGCGATCACTGCTTCAATCTCCGGGGATATCGAGCTTGGCCGCGTGCAGGCTACCTCGGATGGAGGCTATATCGTTATCGGCTATTCCCGAAGCTCGGATGGAATGCTCGGACCTATGGGAAGCAAGATGGAGCCGTTTATTGTGAAGTATACCCGAACTGGGGCTCGGCAATGGCTGACTCATTTCTATGATAAAGACAATAATGTAACCAATAAAACGACGGAACTGCTGTCTGTAGCCGAACTGCCGGGTGGGGGCTATGCGGTATCAGGGTGGTCCTCGGCACAGAGCTTTACCAAAGTCTATAAAAATGGCAGTCCTCTAAAAGACGCCGAGGAGTATAACATTGCTTTTCCGCTGAATAACGACAATTCTCAGCATAAAGGCCTAATCGGCATTCTGTCGGCGGATGGCACTTTGCAGAAAATGACGACCTACGCCCCGGTCCCGGCAGCGGATGCCAATTTGAACGATATCGCAGTGACCACTGACGGGGCAAGCATTCTGGCTGTTGGTTCTGCGACGGTGAATTCCGTCTCTTCCGCGTTCTCCGTGAAGTTCAAGACTGACGATTTGTCGGTGGAAGCCGAGAAGAGCTATTCGCAGCCGACGGACGTTTCTGTGTTGGGATCGAGCGCTGAGAACCCGGACAGCCTGACGACAATCGTCCCGGCCGAGGGCGGCGGCTACTGGCTTGGAGGAACAGCGAACGGCCTGCCGAGCTCTTCCTCAGGAACCGTGCCTAATGGGGGAGCGGCCAAGGGCGGTCAGGATATGCTTGTGCTCAAGAGCGACGGGAATCTGAACACCGAATGGGCGTATCTCGCTGGAGGAACGCGGAATGAAGCGCCGCTGCAGGGCTCGGGTTACGGAGGAACGCTTGCCGTACCGATGCTGGAGGCGGCCGGGAACGGCTTCGTGCTGTACGGCGCGTCGCAATCTTCCGACGGAGAATTGGCTGCGCTGGCTAGCGCATCGCCGGTTTCAGGAGCCGACGGCGGTTACAACGCTTTTGTCGCCCGCTATGATCTGATTGATCCGGACCAGACGGCGGCTGATGCAGCTGCGCAAATCATCGCCGCGCTTCCGGGGACGGACGCGCTGACGCTGGCCGACAAGGCGGCAGTCGCGGCGGCTCGCCAGGCGTACGACAGCCTGACGGCGCAGCAGCAGGCACTGTTGTCTGCGGAAACGCTGGACAAGCTGACGGCGGCGATCGCTGCGATTGCCGCGCTGGAAGAAGCGCAGGCAGAAGCGGACCGGGAGTCCGCCTGGCAGGCGACGTACCAAATCAATAATCTGCCGGATCCGTTGACGCTGGCTGACAAAGCGGCGGTGACAGCGGCCCGCCAGGCGTATGACAGCCTGACGGATGCGCAGAAAGCACTGGTATCTGCGGACACGGTGGAGAAGCTGGCGGCTGCGGAAGTAACAATTGCTGTGCTGGAGGCAGGAGCAGAGCAGGAAGCATGGGATCATGCGGCCGCCCAGGCGGTTGCTGACAAGATCAACGCCCTTCCTGACCCGGTGGCGCTGGCTGACAAGGCGGAGGTAGCGGCAGCACGGCAGATGTACGATAGCCTGACGGAAGTGCAGCAAGCGCTGGTGCCCGCTGGGGTGCTGGATAAGCTGAAGGCGGCGGAAGAGACGATTGCGGCGCTGGAAGCGGCGGCGCAGCAGGCCGCGGCGGACCAGGCGGCAGCGAAAGCCATCGCTGACAAGATCAACGCCCTTCCTGACCCGGTAGCGCTGGCTGACAAGGCGGCGGTAGCGGCAGCGCGGCAGATGTACGATAGCCTGACGGATGCGCAGAAAGCGCTGGTGCCCGCCGGGGTGCTGGATAAGCTGAAGGCGGCGGAAAAGGCGATCGCGGCGCTGGAAGGGGCGGCTTCGACTCCATCCGCGCCGTTCAATCCGTCGCCGCCTTCGGGAACAGCACCAGCCGCAGTTCCGTCATCATCTTCTGTGGCGCCGGTTGAATCCTCCAGCGGGTCGGCGTCGGTACCTCCGGCGGCAGGCGGAAGAATCGGCCTTGGAGATGCGGCTGTTGTCGATATTCCGGCAAATGCCCTGAACGGCAGCGAGAGTTTAAGCGTCAAGATTCAGCAGGTAACGGCGCCTCCAGCCGCCCCGGCGGAGCTGGTTCCGGCCGGAACCGTGTACGAATTTTCGGCGGGCGATGCGGCCTCCTACACTTTTGCCAAGCCTGTAACGCTTACCCTGACGTTTGATCCCGCCAAAATACCGGCAGGTTATGCACCGGCAATCTACCATTATGATGAAGCCGCCGGTGCATGGACCCGGATCGGCGGCACAGTAAGCGGAAGCACGGTTAAAGCGGAAGTCACCCACTTCACGAAGTTCGCCGTGTTTGCCGAAAAGACAGCGGTGGCAGAGCAGCCGGCGGCCGTATCGCTTAAGGACATCGAAGGACATTGGGCGGCGGCATACATCGAGGAGCTTGCGGCTCGCGGCATTACGGGAGGTTATCCGGACGGCACTTTCCGCCCGAACCGGACGATTACGAGGGCTGAATATGCCTCGATGCTGGTCAAAGCGCTTGATCTTAAAGCGACGGGAAGCTCCCAATTCGGGGATATGAATCATCATTGGGCGGCAGAAGCGGTGCTGGCAGCAGCGGATCACGGCATTGTCTCCGGCTACGGGGGCGGACAGTTCCGGCCCGATCAGTCCATTACTCGCCAGGAGATGGTTGTAATGGCGGTTCGCGCATTCGGGTTTACCGGAGGGACTCCCCTTGCCTTTGCGGACAGTGGCTCCATTGCGGCCTGGGCGCAGAGCTCTGTGGCAGCGGCGGTGCAGGCCGGTATTGTATCCGGACAGCCGGGCAACCG